A single Triticum dicoccoides isolate Atlit2015 ecotype Zavitan chromosome 2A, WEW_v2.0, whole genome shotgun sequence DNA region contains:
- the LOC119356519 gene encoding protein FD-like, with amino-acid sequence MSWEEPGSPQLSLSGFSSLASISSTAAPPARLPSLSLSIGTGGEDQQPGVSSDDGHKSVRAMKNRESALRSRARKRAYTQELEKEVRRLVEDNLKLKRQCKQLQSEIAALTAQQATSK; translated from the exons ATGTCGTGGGAGGAGCCCGGCAGCCCGCAGCTGAGCCTGagcggcttcagctccctcgcctCCATCTCCAGCACCGCCGCTCCGCCCGCCCGcctgccctccctctccctcagCATCGGCACCGGCGGGGAGGACCAGCAGCCGGGCGTCAGCAGCGACGACGGCCACAAGAGCGTCCGGGCGATGAAGAACCGGGAGTCGGCGCTGCGGTCCAGGGCCAGGAAGAGAGCCTACACGCAGGAGCTCGAGAAGGAGGTCCGCCGGCTCGTCGAGGACAACCTCAAGCTCAAGCGACAGTGCAAACAG CTTCAGTCGGAGATTGCCGCGCTCACCGCCCAGCAGGCAACCAGCAAGTAG